The following proteins are co-located in the Solanum pennellii chromosome 1, SPENNV200 genome:
- the LOC107031697 gene encoding uncharacterized protein LOC107031697 isoform X1, translated as MEEGLRRSPRLVRASNPKVYRRNRKKLQVSSSNSMDEIPSFSLGISQISGEKNNEEKNNEDKNNEEENKKQKKGKKRVKEVKTMKKSKKICVTLASTSKKIVDSDDDFEDLPPQFQSKSLKNKDGLEKKRPVNDGKTRNRLPKSVILPESRYPDRKFWKHPDVVYISSRWSCYTNHSVIEQIKLSLSDKQLEMFRNTCFGYFLDLPKSSTQLQLIHCLINRELKHTPDDVFAIEINNKKLFFGLREFGIVTGLNCVGDGTSINVPNSRCSLMSSYFPEKITVPKSHLRALFLAKKFIDDDSAVSLAVLYFINDFLFSYEDNEYQISNRDFYLVESGKFNSYPWGLDVYKKLSDSVRHELKSTHKYYRIGGLPLALQIWIFECCSKVDEDIAIRVADSIPRILNWKTIAESPWLKYIEKCLFMPTKNKFENIVASEDEVSKFRLPETRDYHAEILKLEPKGSSHGLDILTNEVIELRKELVKVNENNKALEEKIDLGFNQIKEFVVNSNKQLLEDISLLFAKSGGSSSVIREVKEPSKKHASETFSGGLDFNGAFSPRVNAAVNESRGNDAHVMGSNQNEESQVLKATVRFADVENLERVSSKIDEDVAGIAIEKVLSEVVADINVQEAADVNTVGAKPDDATEDCQKPLHTFDDFILLDKDLSQINRTEESYLKKRAQVDQNKKKVSPKKRGRKKNPGKLITSPFTQHFESGGTLCVTRQVFETKHPFLYASGGDDESDLIDSFTKWLYMGIKKRGKKPYTDALNVINPAFELGICTVDERLWFFKLAHSGQQWCDEHIDVIFYYLRKKGKYETNSNVRFTTTDCVFKTKITNSFFKLCDAHEDKKNFKVLDSDDIARYISGRRLLASTSWDKVDFVLIPLNIKENRHWIFVVFDIGQRSLEVYDSFPARGGVNLEVKNIVEMLSVVLPYYLSVVKFYDKRPELKSTPKYSEINEFEKIEFHFITKDVPRQNEDSLDCGVFVAAFAEFVSNGQHIQNQQVKADIVRKRFGAILWEYARRKQASDLQSEDERPVR; from the exons ATGGAAGAAGGTCTTAGAAGAAGTCCGCGTCTAGTGAGGGCTTCGAATCCAAAAGTTTATCGAAGAAATCGAAAGAAGCTTCAAGTTTCGTCTTCTAATTCTATGGATGAAATTCCAAGTTTTAGTTTGGGTATCTCACAAATATCGGGGGAGAAGAACAATGAGGAGAAGAACAATGAGGACAAGAACAATGAGGAAGAAAACAAGAAGCAAAAGAAAGGTAAAAAACGAGTTAAAGAGGTTAAAACAATGAAGAAATcgaaaaaaatatgtgttactTTGGCATCTACATCGAAGAAAATCGTTGACAGTGATGATGATTTTGAGGATTTACCTCCTCAATTTCAgtcaaaaagtttgaaaaataaagatggattGGAGAAGAAAAGGCCGGTGAATGATGGAAAAACACGAAATCGTTTACCCAAAAGTGTCATTCTACCAGAGAGTAGATATCCG GATCGTAAATTCTGGAAACATCCTGATGTTGTGTATATTTCGAGTAGGTGGTCATGTTACACTAATCATAGTGTCATTGAACAAATCAAACTATCTTTATCTGATAAACAACTTGAGATGTTTAGGAATACATGTTTTGGGTACTTTCTTGACCTTCCAAAATCGAGCACACAACTACAACTTATTCATTGTCTTATAAATAGAGAGTTAAAACACACACCGGATGATGTGTTTGCtattgaaataaataacaaaaagttattttttggtCTTAGAGAATTTGGGATAGTTACGGGCTTAAATTGTGTTGGTGATGGCACATCTATCAATGTTCCCAATTCTAGATGTAGTTTGATGAGTAGTTATTTTCCGGAAAAAATCACAGTTCCAAAGAGTCATCTACGTGCACTGTTTTTAGCTAAAAAATTCATAGATGATGACTCGGCTGTTTCATTGGCTGTTCTATActtcattaatgattttttattttcatatgagGACAACGAATACCAAATTAGCAATAGAGATTTTTACCTTGTGGAAAGTGGAAAATTCAATTCATATCCGTGGGGTTTAGATGTCTACAAAAAGTTGTCTGATTCTGTGAGGCATGAGCTTAAGTCAACACATAAGTACTATAGAATTGGTGGCTTGCCTCTTGCTCTTCAAATTTGGATATTTGAGTGTTGttcaaaggttgatgaagatATAGCTATTCGTGTTGCTGATTCTATTCCAAGAATCTTGAATTGGAAGACAATTGCAGAAAGTCCATGGTTAAAATATATTGAGAAATGTCTCTTCATGCCTACAAAAAACAAG TTTGAGAACATAGTGGCCAGTGAAGATGAAGTATCCAAATTCAGGCTTCCTGAAACTCGTGATTACCAtgctgaaattttgaaattggagCCTAAAGGATCAAGTCATGGTCTAGACATTTTGACCAATGAAGTCATAGAATTGAGAAAAGAGCTTGTAAAA gtgaatgaaaataacaaagCGCTTGAAGAGAAGATTGATTTAGGATTCAATCAAATCAAAGAATTTGTGGTGAACTCAAACAAACAATTATTGGAGGATATTTCTTTGCTGTTTGCTAAGAGTGGTGGTAGCAGCTCTGTTATTCGAGAAGTCAAGGAACCATCTAAGAAGCATGCTAGCGAGACATTTTCAGGTGGATTAGATTTTAATGGAG CATTTTCTCCCCGTGTTAATGCAGCTGTAAATGAATCGAGAGGGAACGATGCTCATGTTATGGGATCAAATCAAAATGAAGAATCTCAAGTGCTTAAAGCTACAGTTAGATTTGCTGATGTTGAAAATCTTGAAAGAGTATCAAGTAAAATAG ATGAAGATGTTGCAGGAATTGCTATTGAAAAAGTTCTGTCAGAGGTTGTTGCTGATATAAATG TCCAAGAGGCTGCTGATGTGAATACAGTTGGGGCGAAACCTGATG ATGCAACAGAGGATTGTCAAAAACCTTTGCATACTTTTGATGactttattttacttgataAAGATCTTTCTCAGATCAATAGGACTGAAGAATCTTATCTAAAAAAAAGAGCCCAAGTTgatcaaaacaaaaagaaagtgtCACCGAAGAAACGTGGCAGAAAGAAAAATCCAGGAAAGTTAATAACATCTCCCTTCACACAACATTTTGAATCTGGAGGAACTTTATGTGTTACACGTCAGGTTTTTGAGACAAAACATCCTTTTTTATATGCAAGCGGAGGAGATGATGAATCTGATTTGATCGATTCATTCACTAAGTGGCTTTATATGGGTATAAAAAAGAg GGGAAAGAAACCTTATACAGATGCTCTTAATGTTATCAATCCAGCATTTGAATTGGGTATCTGTACGGTAGATGAAAGACTCTGGTTTTTCAAATTGGCACATTCTGGACAACAatggtgtgatgag caTATTGATGTCATTTTCTATTACctaagaaagaaaggaaaatatgaaaCCAACAGTAATGTTCGTTTTACGACGACTGATTGTGTTTTCAAGACAAAGATTACCAATTCTTTCTTTAAACTTTGTGATGCTCATGAGgataagaaaaattttaaagttttagaTTCTGATGATATTGCCCGGTATATCAGTGGACGTCGTTTGTTGGCAAGTACCTCGTGGGATAAAGTGGATTTTGTTCTTATTCCACTAAACATTAAAGAGAATCGTCACTGGATTTTTGTGGTGTTTGATATTGGGCAAAGGTCATTGGAGGTGTATGATTCATTTCCGGCTAGGGGTGGGGTGAATTTAGaggtaaaaaatattgttgagaTGCTTTCGGTTGTTTTACCATATTATCTAAGTGTGGTTAAGTTCTATGATAAGCGTCCTGAATTGAAGTCAACACCAAAATACAGTGAGATAAATGAGTTCGAGAAAATTGAGTTTCATTTCATAACTAAAGATGTTCCCAGACAAAATGAGGATTCGCT GGATTGTGGAGTTTTCGTTGCTGCATTTGCGGAGTTTGTAAGTAATGGCCAACATATTCAAAATCAACAAGTAAAGGCAGACATTGTCCGAAAGAGATTTGGAGCTATATTATGGGAATATGCAAGAAGGAAGCAAGCGAGTGACCTTCAAAGTGAAGACGAAAGACCAGTTAGATAA
- the LOC107031697 gene encoding uncharacterized protein LOC107031697 isoform X3, with protein sequence MEEGLRRSPRLVRASNPKVYRRNRKKLQVSSSNSMDEIPSFSLGISQISGEKNNEEKNNEDKNNEEENKKQKKGKKRVKEVKTMKKSKKICVTLASTSKKIVDSDDDFEDLPPQFQSKSLKNKDGLEKKRPVNDGKTRNRLPKSVILPESRYPDRKFWKHPDVVYISSRWSCYTNHSVIEQIKLSLSDKQLEMFRNTCFGYFLDLPKSSTQLQLIHCLINRELKHTPDDVFAIEINNKKLFFGLREFGIVTGLNCVGDGTSINVPNSRCSLMSSYFPEKITVPKSHLRALFLAKKFIDDDSAVSLAVLYFINDFLFSYEDNEYQISNRDFYLVESGKFNSYPWGLDVYKKLSDSVRHELKSTHKYYRIGGLPLALQIWIFECCSKVDEDIAIRVADSIPRILNWKTIAESPWLKYIEKCLFMPTKNKFENIVASEDEVSKFRLPETRDYHAEILKLEPKGSSHGLDILTNEVIELRKELVKVNENNKALEEKIDLGFNQIKEFVVNSNKQLLEDISLLFAKSGGSSSVIREVKEPSKKHASETFSGGLDFNGAFSPRVNAAVNESRGNDAHVMGSNQNEESQVLKATVRFADVENLERVSSKIDEDVAGIAIEKVLSEVVADINVQEAADVNTVGAKPDDLSQINRTEESYLKKRAQVDQNKKKVSPKKRGRKKNPGKLITSPFTQHFESGGTLCVTRQVFETKHPFLYASGGDDESDLIDSFTKWLYMGIKKRGKKPYTDALNVINPAFELGICTVDERLWFFKLAHSGQQWCDEHIDVIFYYLRKKGKYETNSNVRFTTTDCVFKTKITNSFFKLCDAHEDKKNFKVLDSDDIARYISGRRLLASTSWDKVDFVLIPLNIKENRHWIFVVFDIGQRSLEVYDSFPARGGVNLEVKNIVEMLSVVLPYYLSVVKFYDKRPELKSTPKYSEINEFEKIEFHFITKDVPRQNEDSLDCGVFVAAFAEFVSNGQHIQNQQVKADIVRKRFGAILWEYARRKQASDLQSEDERPVR encoded by the exons ATGGAAGAAGGTCTTAGAAGAAGTCCGCGTCTAGTGAGGGCTTCGAATCCAAAAGTTTATCGAAGAAATCGAAAGAAGCTTCAAGTTTCGTCTTCTAATTCTATGGATGAAATTCCAAGTTTTAGTTTGGGTATCTCACAAATATCGGGGGAGAAGAACAATGAGGAGAAGAACAATGAGGACAAGAACAATGAGGAAGAAAACAAGAAGCAAAAGAAAGGTAAAAAACGAGTTAAAGAGGTTAAAACAATGAAGAAATcgaaaaaaatatgtgttactTTGGCATCTACATCGAAGAAAATCGTTGACAGTGATGATGATTTTGAGGATTTACCTCCTCAATTTCAgtcaaaaagtttgaaaaataaagatggattGGAGAAGAAAAGGCCGGTGAATGATGGAAAAACACGAAATCGTTTACCCAAAAGTGTCATTCTACCAGAGAGTAGATATCCG GATCGTAAATTCTGGAAACATCCTGATGTTGTGTATATTTCGAGTAGGTGGTCATGTTACACTAATCATAGTGTCATTGAACAAATCAAACTATCTTTATCTGATAAACAACTTGAGATGTTTAGGAATACATGTTTTGGGTACTTTCTTGACCTTCCAAAATCGAGCACACAACTACAACTTATTCATTGTCTTATAAATAGAGAGTTAAAACACACACCGGATGATGTGTTTGCtattgaaataaataacaaaaagttattttttggtCTTAGAGAATTTGGGATAGTTACGGGCTTAAATTGTGTTGGTGATGGCACATCTATCAATGTTCCCAATTCTAGATGTAGTTTGATGAGTAGTTATTTTCCGGAAAAAATCACAGTTCCAAAGAGTCATCTACGTGCACTGTTTTTAGCTAAAAAATTCATAGATGATGACTCGGCTGTTTCATTGGCTGTTCTATActtcattaatgattttttattttcatatgagGACAACGAATACCAAATTAGCAATAGAGATTTTTACCTTGTGGAAAGTGGAAAATTCAATTCATATCCGTGGGGTTTAGATGTCTACAAAAAGTTGTCTGATTCTGTGAGGCATGAGCTTAAGTCAACACATAAGTACTATAGAATTGGTGGCTTGCCTCTTGCTCTTCAAATTTGGATATTTGAGTGTTGttcaaaggttgatgaagatATAGCTATTCGTGTTGCTGATTCTATTCCAAGAATCTTGAATTGGAAGACAATTGCAGAAAGTCCATGGTTAAAATATATTGAGAAATGTCTCTTCATGCCTACAAAAAACAAG TTTGAGAACATAGTGGCCAGTGAAGATGAAGTATCCAAATTCAGGCTTCCTGAAACTCGTGATTACCAtgctgaaattttgaaattggagCCTAAAGGATCAAGTCATGGTCTAGACATTTTGACCAATGAAGTCATAGAATTGAGAAAAGAGCTTGTAAAA gtgaatgaaaataacaaagCGCTTGAAGAGAAGATTGATTTAGGATTCAATCAAATCAAAGAATTTGTGGTGAACTCAAACAAACAATTATTGGAGGATATTTCTTTGCTGTTTGCTAAGAGTGGTGGTAGCAGCTCTGTTATTCGAGAAGTCAAGGAACCATCTAAGAAGCATGCTAGCGAGACATTTTCAGGTGGATTAGATTTTAATGGAG CATTTTCTCCCCGTGTTAATGCAGCTGTAAATGAATCGAGAGGGAACGATGCTCATGTTATGGGATCAAATCAAAATGAAGAATCTCAAGTGCTTAAAGCTACAGTTAGATTTGCTGATGTTGAAAATCTTGAAAGAGTATCAAGTAAAATAG ATGAAGATGTTGCAGGAATTGCTATTGAAAAAGTTCTGTCAGAGGTTGTTGCTGATATAAATG TCCAAGAGGCTGCTGATGTGAATACAGTTGGGGCGAAACCTGATG ATCTTTCTCAGATCAATAGGACTGAAGAATCTTATCTAAAAAAAAGAGCCCAAGTTgatcaaaacaaaaagaaagtgtCACCGAAGAAACGTGGCAGAAAGAAAAATCCAGGAAAGTTAATAACATCTCCCTTCACACAACATTTTGAATCTGGAGGAACTTTATGTGTTACACGTCAGGTTTTTGAGACAAAACATCCTTTTTTATATGCAAGCGGAGGAGATGATGAATCTGATTTGATCGATTCATTCACTAAGTGGCTTTATATGGGTATAAAAAAGAg GGGAAAGAAACCTTATACAGATGCTCTTAATGTTATCAATCCAGCATTTGAATTGGGTATCTGTACGGTAGATGAAAGACTCTGGTTTTTCAAATTGGCACATTCTGGACAACAatggtgtgatgag caTATTGATGTCATTTTCTATTACctaagaaagaaaggaaaatatgaaaCCAACAGTAATGTTCGTTTTACGACGACTGATTGTGTTTTCAAGACAAAGATTACCAATTCTTTCTTTAAACTTTGTGATGCTCATGAGgataagaaaaattttaaagttttagaTTCTGATGATATTGCCCGGTATATCAGTGGACGTCGTTTGTTGGCAAGTACCTCGTGGGATAAAGTGGATTTTGTTCTTATTCCACTAAACATTAAAGAGAATCGTCACTGGATTTTTGTGGTGTTTGATATTGGGCAAAGGTCATTGGAGGTGTATGATTCATTTCCGGCTAGGGGTGGGGTGAATTTAGaggtaaaaaatattgttgagaTGCTTTCGGTTGTTTTACCATATTATCTAAGTGTGGTTAAGTTCTATGATAAGCGTCCTGAATTGAAGTCAACACCAAAATACAGTGAGATAAATGAGTTCGAGAAAATTGAGTTTCATTTCATAACTAAAGATGTTCCCAGACAAAATGAGGATTCGCT GGATTGTGGAGTTTTCGTTGCTGCATTTGCGGAGTTTGTAAGTAATGGCCAACATATTCAAAATCAACAAGTAAAGGCAGACATTGTCCGAAAGAGATTTGGAGCTATATTATGGGAATATGCAAGAAGGAAGCAAGCGAGTGACCTTCAAAGTGAAGACGAAAGACCAGTTAGATAA
- the LOC107031697 gene encoding uncharacterized protein LOC107031697 isoform X2, whose amino-acid sequence MEEGLRRSPRLVRASNPKVYRRNRKKLQVSSSNSMDEIPSFSLGISQISGEKNNEEKNNEDKNNEEENKKQKKGKKRVKEVKTMKKSKKICVTLASTSKKIVDSDDDFEDLPPQFQSKSLKNKDGLEKKRPVNDGKTRNRLPKSVILPESRYPDRKFWKHPDVVYISSRWSCYTNHSVIEQIKLSLSDKQLEMFRNTCFGYFLDLPKSSTQLQLIHCLINRELKHTPDDVFAIEINNKKLFFGLREFGIVTGLNCVGDGTSINVPNSRCSLMSSYFPEKITVPKSHLRALFLAKKFIDDDSAVSLAVLYFINDFLFSYEDNEYQISNRDFYLVESGKFNSYPWGLDVYKKLSDSVRHELKSTHKYYRIGGLPLALQIWIFECCSKVDEDIAIRVADSIPRILNWKTIAESPWLKYIEKCLFMPTKNKFENIVASEDEVSKFRLPETRDYHAEILKLEPKGSSHGLDILTNEVIELRKELVKVNENNKALEEKIDLGFNQIKEFVVNSNKQLLEDISLLFAKSGGSSSVIREVKEPSKKHASETFSGGLDFNGAVNESRGNDAHVMGSNQNEESQVLKATVRFADVENLERVSSKIDEDVAGIAIEKVLSEVVADINVQEAADVNTVGAKPDDATEDCQKPLHTFDDFILLDKDLSQINRTEESYLKKRAQVDQNKKKVSPKKRGRKKNPGKLITSPFTQHFESGGTLCVTRQVFETKHPFLYASGGDDESDLIDSFTKWLYMGIKKRGKKPYTDALNVINPAFELGICTVDERLWFFKLAHSGQQWCDEHIDVIFYYLRKKGKYETNSNVRFTTTDCVFKTKITNSFFKLCDAHEDKKNFKVLDSDDIARYISGRRLLASTSWDKVDFVLIPLNIKENRHWIFVVFDIGQRSLEVYDSFPARGGVNLEVKNIVEMLSVVLPYYLSVVKFYDKRPELKSTPKYSEINEFEKIEFHFITKDVPRQNEDSLDCGVFVAAFAEFVSNGQHIQNQQVKADIVRKRFGAILWEYARRKQASDLQSEDERPVR is encoded by the exons ATGGAAGAAGGTCTTAGAAGAAGTCCGCGTCTAGTGAGGGCTTCGAATCCAAAAGTTTATCGAAGAAATCGAAAGAAGCTTCAAGTTTCGTCTTCTAATTCTATGGATGAAATTCCAAGTTTTAGTTTGGGTATCTCACAAATATCGGGGGAGAAGAACAATGAGGAGAAGAACAATGAGGACAAGAACAATGAGGAAGAAAACAAGAAGCAAAAGAAAGGTAAAAAACGAGTTAAAGAGGTTAAAACAATGAAGAAATcgaaaaaaatatgtgttactTTGGCATCTACATCGAAGAAAATCGTTGACAGTGATGATGATTTTGAGGATTTACCTCCTCAATTTCAgtcaaaaagtttgaaaaataaagatggattGGAGAAGAAAAGGCCGGTGAATGATGGAAAAACACGAAATCGTTTACCCAAAAGTGTCATTCTACCAGAGAGTAGATATCCG GATCGTAAATTCTGGAAACATCCTGATGTTGTGTATATTTCGAGTAGGTGGTCATGTTACACTAATCATAGTGTCATTGAACAAATCAAACTATCTTTATCTGATAAACAACTTGAGATGTTTAGGAATACATGTTTTGGGTACTTTCTTGACCTTCCAAAATCGAGCACACAACTACAACTTATTCATTGTCTTATAAATAGAGAGTTAAAACACACACCGGATGATGTGTTTGCtattgaaataaataacaaaaagttattttttggtCTTAGAGAATTTGGGATAGTTACGGGCTTAAATTGTGTTGGTGATGGCACATCTATCAATGTTCCCAATTCTAGATGTAGTTTGATGAGTAGTTATTTTCCGGAAAAAATCACAGTTCCAAAGAGTCATCTACGTGCACTGTTTTTAGCTAAAAAATTCATAGATGATGACTCGGCTGTTTCATTGGCTGTTCTATActtcattaatgattttttattttcatatgagGACAACGAATACCAAATTAGCAATAGAGATTTTTACCTTGTGGAAAGTGGAAAATTCAATTCATATCCGTGGGGTTTAGATGTCTACAAAAAGTTGTCTGATTCTGTGAGGCATGAGCTTAAGTCAACACATAAGTACTATAGAATTGGTGGCTTGCCTCTTGCTCTTCAAATTTGGATATTTGAGTGTTGttcaaaggttgatgaagatATAGCTATTCGTGTTGCTGATTCTATTCCAAGAATCTTGAATTGGAAGACAATTGCAGAAAGTCCATGGTTAAAATATATTGAGAAATGTCTCTTCATGCCTACAAAAAACAAG TTTGAGAACATAGTGGCCAGTGAAGATGAAGTATCCAAATTCAGGCTTCCTGAAACTCGTGATTACCAtgctgaaattttgaaattggagCCTAAAGGATCAAGTCATGGTCTAGACATTTTGACCAATGAAGTCATAGAATTGAGAAAAGAGCTTGTAAAA gtgaatgaaaataacaaagCGCTTGAAGAGAAGATTGATTTAGGATTCAATCAAATCAAAGAATTTGTGGTGAACTCAAACAAACAATTATTGGAGGATATTTCTTTGCTGTTTGCTAAGAGTGGTGGTAGCAGCTCTGTTATTCGAGAAGTCAAGGAACCATCTAAGAAGCATGCTAGCGAGACATTTTCAGGTGGATTAGATTTTAATGGAG CTGTAAATGAATCGAGAGGGAACGATGCTCATGTTATGGGATCAAATCAAAATGAAGAATCTCAAGTGCTTAAAGCTACAGTTAGATTTGCTGATGTTGAAAATCTTGAAAGAGTATCAAGTAAAATAG ATGAAGATGTTGCAGGAATTGCTATTGAAAAAGTTCTGTCAGAGGTTGTTGCTGATATAAATG TCCAAGAGGCTGCTGATGTGAATACAGTTGGGGCGAAACCTGATG ATGCAACAGAGGATTGTCAAAAACCTTTGCATACTTTTGATGactttattttacttgataAAGATCTTTCTCAGATCAATAGGACTGAAGAATCTTATCTAAAAAAAAGAGCCCAAGTTgatcaaaacaaaaagaaagtgtCACCGAAGAAACGTGGCAGAAAGAAAAATCCAGGAAAGTTAATAACATCTCCCTTCACACAACATTTTGAATCTGGAGGAACTTTATGTGTTACACGTCAGGTTTTTGAGACAAAACATCCTTTTTTATATGCAAGCGGAGGAGATGATGAATCTGATTTGATCGATTCATTCACTAAGTGGCTTTATATGGGTATAAAAAAGAg GGGAAAGAAACCTTATACAGATGCTCTTAATGTTATCAATCCAGCATTTGAATTGGGTATCTGTACGGTAGATGAAAGACTCTGGTTTTTCAAATTGGCACATTCTGGACAACAatggtgtgatgag caTATTGATGTCATTTTCTATTACctaagaaagaaaggaaaatatgaaaCCAACAGTAATGTTCGTTTTACGACGACTGATTGTGTTTTCAAGACAAAGATTACCAATTCTTTCTTTAAACTTTGTGATGCTCATGAGgataagaaaaattttaaagttttagaTTCTGATGATATTGCCCGGTATATCAGTGGACGTCGTTTGTTGGCAAGTACCTCGTGGGATAAAGTGGATTTTGTTCTTATTCCACTAAACATTAAAGAGAATCGTCACTGGATTTTTGTGGTGTTTGATATTGGGCAAAGGTCATTGGAGGTGTATGATTCATTTCCGGCTAGGGGTGGGGTGAATTTAGaggtaaaaaatattgttgagaTGCTTTCGGTTGTTTTACCATATTATCTAAGTGTGGTTAAGTTCTATGATAAGCGTCCTGAATTGAAGTCAACACCAAAATACAGTGAGATAAATGAGTTCGAGAAAATTGAGTTTCATTTCATAACTAAAGATGTTCCCAGACAAAATGAGGATTCGCT GGATTGTGGAGTTTTCGTTGCTGCATTTGCGGAGTTTGTAAGTAATGGCCAACATATTCAAAATCAACAAGTAAAGGCAGACATTGTCCGAAAGAGATTTGGAGCTATATTATGGGAATATGCAAGAAGGAAGCAAGCGAGTGACCTTCAAAGTGAAGACGAAAGACCAGTTAGATAA